From the Aquirufa lenticrescens genome, the window CATCGCTACATTACGATTGGGTATTATGCCTTAGTGGAATATTCAAAAGTGAAGGTGACTTTAAATGACGTTTCGGACGATTCAGCCTGGATGGATGTTGATCAGATTCCTTCCTTGTTTTTAGATCACAATGTCATCGTAAAGACAGGTCTTGCTCATTTGCGTGCGTCCATAGATACGAAGTTAGCGGCCTTTAATCTATTGCCGGAGACCTTTACCATGTCCGAATTGCAACAGGTGTATGAGACAATTCTTGGGAAAGAATTAGTGCGTACAAATTTCCAGCGTAAAATGTTAAGTTTGGATATTCTAGAGCGTATCGAGAAGAAATATACAGGAGGCGCACACAAGGCACCTTATTTATACCGTTTGGACAAGAAAAAAGCGGAGGCTTTTTTGTCCTCCGCTTCTTAATATTAATTAGCCCATGTTGTGGTAGACGTTCTGCACATCGTCGTCTTCCTCTAGACGCTCGATGAGTTTCTCCACATCCGCTATTTGCTCCTCTGTTAGTTCTTTTGTCTCATCTGGGATGCGTTCGAAATCGGCTCCCATTAATTCAAATCCTTTTTCTTCTAAGAATTTTTGGATCGCTCCAAAAGCAGTAAACTCCCCATAAATATTTATTTGGTTTGTTTCCTCATCTAAGAATACTTCGTCACCACCTAAGTCAATCAAGTCAAATTCTAATTCTTCTAAATCGATTTCCGGTTTAGCCGCGATTTTAAATACGGATTTACGGGTGAAGATGAAATCCAACATCCCCGTTGTTCCTAGGCTACCGCCACATTTCGTGAAAGAGGAACGGATGTTCGCTACAGTACGGTTGATGTTATCAGTTGTTGTTTCTACCAGGATGGCGATACCATGTTGTGCATATCCTTCGTATACAATCTCTTTGTAATCCTCTTGGTCTTTCGAAGTAGCGCGTTTGATCGCACGTTCCACGTTTTCCTTCGGCATATTCACTGCCTTCGCGTTTTGGATGATGGCACGTAAACGGGAGTTAGATGATGGGTCGCCACCACCTGCTTTCACTGCAATCACAATATCCTTACCTATTTTGGTAAAGGTTTTGGCCATTTGACCCCAACGTTTGAATTTTCTCGCTTTTCTAAATTCGAAGGCTCTTCCCATAGTTCATTATTTTGAAATGCAAAAATAAAACAAGCTGATGGAATTCCGCTATCTGAGCTAAAAAAAATCCCCCCACAGAACCGCCTTTCGCGCTAAGGAAATTTGGCTAAATTGCAGGAATGAAAAAATATATCGTACTCTTTTTTGTCCTTTTTACCACGTCGCTTTTTGCCCAAAAGAAGAATGAAAATTTCAAAATGCATATTCAGAAAAGCACGGGTAACATCAAAATTGATGGGGTGCTTGATGAAAATGCTTGGTTTCAGTCTGCGGCGGTCAGTGATTTTATGATGTGTAATCCCTTCGATTCGCTGTGTGCACAGGTAAGGACTGACGTAAAGATGACCTACGATGATAAATACATTTATATCTCGGCGGAATGTTTCTTGAAAGAACCGGGCGCCTTTGTGGTGGAGTCGATGAAGCGGGATTTTGGTTTTGGGGTGAATGATAATTTTTTAGTCTTCATCGATACGTTTGAAGATAAGACAACCGGCTTTGCATTTGGTGCGAATGCAGCCGGCGCTCAGTGGGATGGCCAAATGTCCGAAGGGTCGAAGGTAAATCTGAACTGGGATAATAAGTGGGAATCTGCCACGACCTACAAGCGGGATTCGTGGATTTTCGAAGCGGCGATTCCGTTTAAGTCGATTCGCTATAAGGGCAATGTAAGTCGCTGGGGGATTAATTTTTCCCGTTATGATTTAAAGGCCAAAGAAAAATCCGCCTGGGCCCCTGTCCCTCGGCAATTTCCCACTGCCTCTTTAGCTTATGCTGGGGTATTAGTTTGGGATACACCGCCGCCCACGCCTAAGAAGAATGTTTCTTTGATTCCCTATGTTTTATCGGGTGTGACGGCTAATTACGAGACGAAAGATCCCTCTTCGATGCGCAATCAAATAGGGGGCGATATCAAGGTCGCTATTAATTCGGGTTTGAACCTAGATATGACATTGAATCCGGATTTCTCTCAGGTGGATGTGGATAGACAACAGACGAATCTGGATCGATTTGAGCTCTTTTATCCAGAAAAACGGCAGTTCTTTATTGAGAACTCGGATTTGTTTGATGGATTTGGGACAGAAAATATCCGTCCCTTCTTCTCTCGCAGAATCGGTTTAGCACTGAATACAAAGACCGGTATATATGAGCAAACGCCTATTACTTATGGCGCGCGTTTGAGTGGTAAATTGAACCAGGACTGGAGAATAGGAGCCTTGAATGTGCAATCAGAAAGAATCGATGCAAAAGGGGTGCCTACCCAAAATTATTCGATGGTTGCGTTGCAGCGAAAGTTATTCGCACGTTCCAATTTTGGAGCCTATATGGTCAATAAACAATCCTTCATCGATACTGATTTGCAACGTTCGAATGGTTTTCAGGCCTATAACCGAGATCTGGGATTTGAGTATAATCTGGCCTCAGCGGATAACTTCTGGACGGGATCGCTCTTTTATGCGAACACGATTAGTCCGGTGCAAAAGGATCGAAGTTTCTCGCAGGCTGCGTCTTTGGCCTACAAAGACAATAACTGGGCATTTGGAATTAAAGAATCGTGGGTGGGCGAGAATTACAATCCAGAAACAGGTTATGTTCCGCGTGTGAATTATTTGCAAACACAGTTTGATGCCGCAAAAAATTTCTATCCGAAAAACAAGTCAACGAATGTGTTTTACACAACACTTTCGGCGATGACAATGAGCTATTGGAATAACCAAGGCACTTTTACAGACAATACCTCCTATGTGGCTTATGAAGGAACGATGAAGGATCGTTCTACTTTTGGGAGTTATTTATCGTATGATTATGTGAAATTATTGTATGATTTCGACGCGACTCGAATGGGGAATACGGCTTTGAAAAAAGGGACGGAGCACGATTGGTATGCCTTGAATGCGCGCTATAGTTCTTCTCCTATCAAGTTGTTTACGTATACTTTATCGTCTCGTTTTGGTGGTTATTATGGCCAAGGCTGGCGCACAGGAATCACCGCGGATGTAGGGTATCGCTTCCAACCCTATGGTAGTTTCTCGGTGGCCATCGATTACAATGATATCGTTGATGTGGCCATCCCAGGAACGGATGTGGCAGCAGCGAAGAAAGTTTCCTCTAATTTCTGGATCATTCGACCTAAAATAGATATCACTTTTTCAAACAAATTGTTCTTTGCCACGTTCTTTCAATTGAATCAACAAACGAAAAATGTGAATTTAAATGCACGCTTACAGTGGCGTTACAAACCTGCTTCGGATTTGTTCTTAGTGTATACGGACAATTATTTTCCGGAGATTATGCAAATTCGTAACCGTGCATTGGTGTTGAAATTGAATTATTGGCTTAATTTGTAATCTAAATAAAAAACATACTATGAAGAAGTTCTTATTACTATTGACTTGTTTAGTTTCTTTCGGTGTTTTAGCACAGAAAGCGGCTCCATCACCAGCTGCAGTGGCTTCACAAAAAGTGGGTAACACAGAAGTGATGATTAAGTACGCTCAACCTTCGGTGAAAGGCCGTTTGGTTTTTGGTACCAAAGAAGCGAAAGCCTTAGTTCCTTATGGCGAAGTTTGGAGAACAGGCGCGAACGAAGCGACTACGATCGAAGTTTCTAATGACATCACGGTTCAAGGTAAAACGTTGGCTAAAGGTGTTTATTCTTTATTCACCATCCCAGGTGCGGCAGAGTGGACAATCATCTTTAACAAAGAAGCTAAAATGTGGGGTGCTTATACCTACAAGGAGGCGAACGACGTTTTACGTGTGAAAGCGCGTGTTAGCGAGCATGCACACACGGAGCAATTCACAATCGGAATCACGGCCGCTGGCCAGGTAACGTTAGATTGGGACAAATCTTCAGTTTCTTTTTACTTGAAATAAAATCAAGATCTTGATAAAAAAGCGGTTCAGCGATGGGCCGCTTTTTTTATTGCCAAAATTCGTTTGAAATCCACATTCCTTTGGCTATTTTTACTCGTAATTGACGATAAAACAAGAATATATGAAAAAGGTATTGATAGCGGAAGATAGCTCAGTGATCCAAAATCTAGCTAAGAAGATTTTAGAATTTCAAAATTTTGAGATCCACGCCGTAAAAAACGGACAACAAGTGTTAGATGAATTAGCTAAGGCTGATTTTGACATTATCTTATTAGATATCAATATGCCAGTAATGGATGGTATGGATTGCGCTCGTGCGGTTCGTGCATTAGCAGACGCGAAAAAAGCAGCCATTCCGATGATCGCCATCACAGGAAACGCGCGCAACTATTCGATGGATGATTTTAAAGCAGCTGGATTCAATGATTTCTTAGCTAAGCCTTTGAACTTCGATTCCTTGGTTTCTCAGGTGAAAGCCTTAACGGAATAAAGATATGTCCCCTTCTAAAGTGACGTTTTTAGGAACGGGAACTTCGCAGGGGATTCCGATGATCGCTTGTGACTGCACGGTTTGTCAGTCCACTGATGAGCGAGATAAGCGGCTTCGTGTTTCGGTACACATCGAAATAGGAGGGAAGAGTTTCATTATCGATACGGGTCCAGATTTTCGCCAGCAGGTTCTTCGGGCTGGAATTAAGCGTTTGGATGCCGTACTTTACACACACGAACACAAAGATCATACGGCCGGAATGGACGATGTTCGGGGATTTAATTTCCACCAGCAATCGTCGATTCCTTTGTATGCCCGCGCTCAGGTCATAGAGCAATTGAAGCGGGAGTTTGCCTATGCTTTTGGCGATAATAAATACCCGGGAGTGCCAGAAATCGATGTCTATGAGATTGATGGAAAGCCCTTCACAGTGCAAGGAATAGATATTCAACCCATCTTCGTAAAGCATTATTACTTAGATGTGTTGGGTTTTCGATTTGGGAATTTTGCCTATGTGACGGACGCGAATTCCATCGCCCAGGAGGAGCAAGATAAGCTACGAAATCTAGACGTTTTAGTCATCAATGCCTTGCGCAAGACAACCCATGTCTCTCATTTTACGCTAGCGGAAGCCCTCGAATTAATCGCGAATTTACAGCCTAAACAAGCGTACATTACGCACATTAGTCACCAAATGGGCTTACACTCAACAGTGCAAAAAGAATTACCCCCTAACGTTTTTCTAGCCTACGACGGGCTTGTCTTAAACTCATAATATGTCCTTCAAAGCGGTTTTATTCGATATGGATGGCGTGATCGTAGATAATCTACCGTATCACGTAGAAGCTTGGTTGCTTTTTTGCGAGCGAAATGGCATTCCATTAACGAAGGAGATTTTTTACAAGGAGTTAAACGGGATGAATTCGAAGGACACCTTCGAATGGTTTTATAAAAAGGAAATGACTCGTGCGGAGGTGGAAGTGCTAGAAGAGGAGAAAGAAGTACTTTACCGGGAGTTTTATGCTGAGCATAGAAAGCCGGCGGAAGGGCTTTTAGCTTTTTTGACCGAGTTGCGTTCTAGAGGAATAAAAACAGCCTTAGCGACCTCTGCGGGTCCAGGTAATATTGATTTTATTGTGGATGGCCTAGGCATTCGCGATCAATTCGATGCGATTATCGGGGGTGCTGAAGTAACAAAAGGCAAACCTGATCCAGAAATTTATCTAAAAGCGGCGGCCCTGGTGGGTGTAGATCCAGCCGATTGTTGGGTGATTGAAGACTCCCTACAAGGCATTGCGTCTGGATTAGCCGCCGGTGCGCGTGTGGTAGGAATCACCACCTCGCATACCGCAGCAGAATTAGCCCACACCCAAGTGATTGCCCCTCATTTTATTGGTTTATACGATCAAATCGCTTCCCTATGAAAAATCTGCTAGTCTTATTATTGTGCATCTGCACCGTCACTTTTGCCCAAAAAGGACGCTTTAAAATGGAGATGGTGCCGGGTAAAATGATCAAAGAATATACGCCCGAGTACATGGGTTTGAAACGGGATTTACCAGAAGGGTATACCGAAAATATGCGGGCCATTTTAGCGCAAGCGGCAGCGATAAAGTTAGATGCCTCTACCCAAACCAAAGCATCAGCAAACATCGTTGTCACTTACGAGACGGTTCCGCCAGCGGATGTGAAGACGGTTTTTGAGAAGGCGGCGGCGACTTGGTCTACCGTGTTTTCGTCTGATGTGCCTATTAATGTCTATGTGAAATGGGCGTCACTCTCTGCGAATGTATTGGGTAGCGCAGGCGCCTCAGTGAATGTTCGAAATTTTGTGGGGGCGAATCGGTTGAATACGTTTTATCCCATTGCTTTGGCAGAGAAAATGTCCCATAAGAACTTAAATGGAACAAATCCGGATATCGTAGCGACCTTTAATTCTGATTTTACCGCTTGGTATATAGGGACTGATGGCGTGCCCACGATAAATCAAATCGATTTGTATTCGGTGGTATTGCACGAGATGGGGCACGGTTTAGGTTTCATTGGTCAGGTGAATGTAGATAATGGAGAGGCTGGTTATGGTTATCCGGGCATTTTTGACCAGTATATGGTGAACGGGGCTAATGTCGCTCTAATGGATACGAACAGCTTTAAGAATCCTTCGGCTGCTTTATATACGCAAATTACCTCAGGTAAAATCAACCTTTCTTCTCCTTCCATTTTACGTGAGAACGGTAGTGCAGGGAAATTGTACACTCCTGCTACTTATTCGGATGGATCCAGTATTTACCACGTGGATCAAGTGAAATATAAGGTAGGTGATGCAAATGCGTTGATGACTCCCCAAATCGCGCGCGGTGAGGTAACCCGCAGCATTGGACCCATTGTGACTTCGGCTTTTAATGATTTTGGCTGGTATTCTTCGAATTTGATCGGAGAGGAATATAGCGATACGGAGGATCAGGCTTCAGATAAAGTGTTTTCAGTGCAGGTATATTCGGATACGCTTTGGGATGAATCCTCCTTAAAACTGTATCTAGCAATCAATTCTACCACTTTTAATCCAATTTCCACTTTTACAAAAACAGGCAATACCTATTCTTATTCGTTGCCTAAAAGTGCGACGTCCAGAAATATCAAGTACTACTGGTATGCGCAGGAGAAGTCTGGAAAGAAATTTGTGACACCGGCGGAGGCACCTGTGATTTCTGGGACACGTTTTGGTAGTTATTTTGAGTTTAATATTGCTCCTGATACGACCAAACCGGAGGTGGTTTATTCCAATCCGTTGAAATATATTTTCACTTCGCAGACCACAGTTCCGCTACCTACTTTGCTAGCGGCGGATAATATCGGGATCGACACGATATATATGGAATATTCCATCAATAGCGGTGCCACAATTCGCAAAGGCTTTAAAAAGGTAGCTGGTTTGAGTTTTAGTTTTACGAATAGTTTTGATTTTGCGTCCGGATTATTGAAGGCAGGGGATGTCATTAAATACCGGATTATCGTAAAGGATAAGGCCAAAACCACGAATACCGTCACCCTTCCGGCTACCGGAAACTACGAGTTTGTTGTGATAGGATTACAGGCAGCTGCGGCGAATTACAAACAGAATTTTGACACACCTCCTAACACAGATTTCTACCTAAAAGGCTTCAGTTTTACCCAGCCTTCTGGGTTTTCTAGCATTGGTTTGCACAGTGCCCACCCGTATGCGGATGGATCTGAGGAGTCCTATAATGGCGCTGGAGGTTCGGACAAGTTTACGAATAATGATGCAGTCTTGTTGAAGCCTATCACGGTTAGAGCAGATACGTCGAGGATTTATTTTGATGAGGTAGTTTTAGTGGAGCCGGGCGAGTCAGGTGCTTCGTTCTTGAATACGGATGGCTCGGTGAATCGTAGTTTTTATGATTATGTGACGGTTCAGGCTTCGAATGATTCCGGAAAAAACTGGTATAATTTAATCAATGGTTGGGATTCGAATTTCTCTACGACTTGGTTAAATGCCTATAATTCGGGATTTGACTCGAAAGGCAATTCAACCGGGGAGGGTACGTCTGCTTTGGTCAAAAAACGAGAAATTGATATTCTATCCTCAGGTAAATTTAAAGCTGGCGATCAATTGATCTTCCGCTTCCGTCTTCACGCGGACGTAGGGGCTCACGGCTGGGGCTGGGCGATAGACAATTTGAATATTCAGGGTTCGGTAGCTCCGCCACCGCCACCGTTGGTTTTAGCGGCAGAACCGTTTACTTTATTGCCAGAATTGAGATTATCTCCTAATCCGTCCTCTCGCCTAGTCCGTGTACAATTAGCTGTAGGATCACAGGAGGAAGATATAAGAGTAGGGATTCTAGGATTTGCTGGCCAATGGGTTCAGCAGGAAATTGTTTCCGTGAAGGGGGGATATTTGGATAAGCAGCTCGACATTTCAACCTTGCCTGCTGGAACGTATTTTGTCCAAGTCATCACGAATAGAAATGTATATAATAAGCGAATTATTGTGGTTCGCTAAGGCCTAGCAAAGCTTTTTACTTATCTTTGTAGACTTAATCATTAAAATTAGCACTATGTCTTGGTTTTCAAGAAAAGAAAAAGGAATTGTCACCCCCACCGCTTCTAAATTAGATGCCCCTGATGGTTTGTGGTACCAATGTCCTTCTTGCAAAAAAGCGATTCATACGCGCGAACACCGTCTGTTTGCCTACACTTGTTCTGGTTGTAATTACCACGAAAAAATCGGTTCTCAAGACTATTTTGAGTTGTTATTTGACAATTCCCTTTACACAGAATTAGATCCAATGATGGGTTCAGGTGACCCATTAGAGTTCACGGACACGAAAAAATACACTGATCGTATTAAAGCTACGGAATACAACACGGGCTTGAAAGATGCGGTTAGAACAGCTTACGGTGATATTAATGGATTGCCTATTTGCATCTCAGCCATGGACTTTAACTTCATTGGAGGATCGATGGGATCCGTGGTGGGAGAGAAGATCACTCGTGGTATGCGCCACTCCTTAGAGACAGGAAAGCCATTCTTAATGATTTCTCGCTCTGGTGGTGCCCGTATGATGGAGGCAGGTTTCTCTTTAATGCAGATGGCCAAAACCTCTTCCTTAATCGCCCTCCTCGCAGAAGCTAAGATTCCTTATATCTCCTTAATGACCAACCCAACAACGGGTGGTGTTACCGCTTCTTTCGCGATGCTAGGAGATTTCAATATCGCAGAGCCCGGTGCTTTAATCGGTTTCGCTGGCCCTCGCGTTATCAAGGAAACCATCGGTAAGGATTTACCTAAAGGATTCCAAAGCGCCGAGTTCGTAGAAGAGCACGGTTTCTTAGACTTTATCGTCGATCGCAAAGATTTGAAAGACAAATTGAGTTCCTTGTTAGGGATGTTGAAATAGAAGTAGTTCAGCAATTTAATGAATAAAAAAAGCCCACTATCTCTAGCGGGCTTTTTCATTGTATTTTATTGAAATTACTCAGCAGCAGCTGCTTCTGCTTTTGGTGCAGCTTTAGCGCGCGATTTCTTTTCTTTCTCTGGTGCTGGAATCACATCTTCCACACCTGCGAATACGCGTCCGCAATGCTCGCAAACTAAGATTTTCTTCTTGTCTTTGATGTCTGTTTGACGTTGTGGTGGAACAGAGCTGAAACAGCCGCCACAAGCACCACGCTTCACTAAAACTACGGCTAAGCCGTTACGTGCGTTGTCGCGTAATTTTGTGTATGATTTGAAAAGACGCTCGTCTACCGTTTTCACCGCTTTCTCACGATCTTTCAATGATTTTTGCTCATCTTCTTCGCTTTCAGCGATGATCACTTGCAATTCATTTTGTTTGATTTCAAGGTCTTTCTTGCGCTCGAATAAATTCGATTCAACGGAAGCGATTTCGTCGTTTTTGTTCAAAACTTTGAAGTCGATTTCTTTGATACGCTTGTCAGCAATTTCCATCTCGATTCCTTGCAATTCAATTTCTTTAGAAATCGCATCGAATTCGCGGTTATTGCGCACATTCATTTGTTGTTCCTTGTACTTTATGATTAAGTTATCAGAGTTTTTCTTTGCGATTCTGTAGTTAGCAATTTGCTCTTCAAAATCAGCTACGTCTTGCTGGAATTTAGCCAAACGAGTCTCTAAACCCATGATCTCATCTTCTAAATCACGAACTTCTTCGGGTAAATCACCACGAACTTTGCGTATAGAATCTAAGTTTGTATCAATTGTTTGAAGCTTTAATAGAGCCTCTAACTTTTGGGCAATCGTTGTTTCGGTAACTGTAGCCATTATTCTATTTTATTTGAATTGTCTAAATTCTATCCTTTATCAGGCGTTGAATACAGGATTTGTATTTGTTTCGCTTTTCAGGAGAACCGCAAAAGTACTAATTTTTTTTGATAAATAGTCATGTATCGCATCAATAATCATGACTTCTGACTCGTAATGCCCCACATCGATGATTAAACATTGATTTTCTGCATCAAAAAATTCGTGGTACTTAATATCAGCCGTTATATAGGCGTCACAACCTTGTTTTACAGCTTCTTTTATTAAGAAACTTCCAGCTCCACCACAAACAGCCACCTTTGAGATAGGCCTTGAGGGTAATGCCGTGTGCTTGAGGGCTTTGAGGCCTAGACGTTTTTTGACAAAAGTAATAAAATCCTCAGGTGTCAAGGGTTTTTCCAAAGTTCCTACATAGCCTGAACCTACATCTTGCCACGAATTATCGAGCGAATGAATGGAATAGGCCACCTCTTCGTATGGATGGGCAGCTTTGAGCGCGCTCAAAATCTGACCGGAGAGATGGGTAGGGAAAATCATCTCCACCTTCACTTCGTTCACCTCAGATAAGCTGCCAGCTGATCCCGTATGCGGATTTGCCTGCGAGGAAGGCTGAAAACGTCCTAAACCCTCCTGTGTAAAGCTACAATTTGAATATTCGCCTATATTTCCTGCTCCAGCGGCATGCAAAGCCTCTCTTACAGCTTTTTCGTGCGAAACAGGAACATAATACTGCAAGGCTTTTAAGGCATCGCGCATCGGTTTCATCACCTGACCTGAAATGCCTAATTTCGACGCTAAATGATAACTTACCCCTTTAGGAGCATGATCTAAATTCGTGTGGGAAGCGTATAAGGCAATATTGTTTTGAATAGCCTTTATGACTGTTCGTTCTACGTAGTTCGCGCCAGTTATTCGCTTCAAACCGGAGAAAACGATGGGGTGGTGGGAGATAATGAGATTGCATCCTTTTTTGATAGCTTCCTCAACCACTTCTTCCGTGCAATCTAGGCTGATTAATACGCCTTTGACTTCCGTAGAAGCATCACCCACTAGTAACCCTGCGTTATCATAGGATTCTTGCCAGGCTACAGGTGCCCAAGCTTCCATCTGCTTACAAATCTCTCTTATTTGCATACCAATACGTTCATTTTGACTGCAATTTAGGAAATCTAATGGTATATTTAACCTTTCAAATTTATCCAATCCTATGCGAATTAGACCAGCTGTGCTCATCATCGAAAATAATCATGTGCTTTTTATGCGCTATGATTATCCCGGGGGCAGCAAATTTGCTTTGCCAGGGGGTAATGTCGATGCAGGAGAAACATTTCCGGTTTGCATTGCTCGCGAGTGCGAAGAAGAACTAGGCATTGAGGTAGAGGTGGGTGATTTGATTGCTGTAGGTCAAGTACACGCAACGGCTGATTTCGCAGCTTGTGCCCACCTGATTTTTGAAGGAGATATTGTGGGCGGAATTCCACAGTTGCATTTAGAAGAAACGACGGCAAATGATTTAGTTTGGGTTCCTGCGGATAAAATAGCGGAATTGAATGTCTATCCTGCACTAAATGACGCCATCCTTGATTTTATTCACACGGGGAAGAAAGGTCAATATGTGGGAACGCTTAAGCAGATTTGGCTTTAATTTGATTTCCCATCAGCAAGCCAATCAATCCGGCCAGTAGACCAAACCATACTGCTGGAATTTCTGACGGGCTGATAAAGTGAAAATAGCCCCAAAAAACCAATCCCAATACCATACTCAAGTGACTTCCCCAAGGTGTCGTTCTCTTCCACCAAAGTCCTGCATTTAGCGGAATAAAGAGGGAAACGAGGCTGAAGGCTGAAGCTTCGCCCACGAGTTCGAAGATGTTTTGGCGTTCTATGGCCATAATGATACAAGCCAAAGTCACTAAAACCACCGATACCCGGATAAATAGTAACACGATTTTGTCAGAAGGACGGCGCATCAAAGGTTTCAAAATGTTTTCACCCAGAACGGAGGCCGGGGCTAGAATCGCACCCGAAGTCGTACTTAATAAGGCTGAAAGTAGCGCCCCTAAAAACAAGACTTGCATCGCCCGTGGAGTAAATTTCATCACTAAAGTAGGGATCAACAAATCGTCTTCAGCCAGTAGCGAAGGGTATAATCGAACCGCAATAAAAGCAATCAATAAGGGTAATAAGGCAACCGTCAGGTACATCGCGCCAGCGGCAATACTCGCTCTCGCGGCTACTTTTTCACTCTTCGCGGACATGACACGCTGAAAAATATCTTGCTGCGGAATGGATCCCAAGCCGATTGTAATCCAGGCCGCGCCGTAGACTAGCCAATCTTTCCACGTGTTTTCTCTGGGGATGGCTCGGAAAAAACCTTTAGGTTGTGAAGAGATGAGTTGGTTGAAATCTGGGACTTTGGCCCATAACAAATAGGCTAAAAATAACAGCCCAGCAATGAGGATAATGTTGTGGAAAAAGTCCGTCACCGAGATCGACCACATACCTCCTAACAGGGTATAGGCCATCACTAAGAGTGCGCCTATGATGATTCCCATTTCCACAGAAATAGGCAATAAAAGGTGCATCGTGAGCCCTAGTGCCACTAATTGTGCAGAAATCCAACCGAAATAGGATGGGATCATAATCACCGCCGAAAGCTTCTCTGAAAAGGCTCCAAAACGCAAACGGAAATAATCACTAAAGGTCAAAACCGGCAATGGATACAGTTTTCGCGCATAAATGGCTCCCACTAAAAACAAGCCGACCGCCGCGCCAAAAGGTTCCTCAATAATAGCTAAAACGCCACCGTGCACGAATTCCTTAGGCGCACCTAAAATTGTTTCAGACCCGAACCAAGTTGCGAAAGTCACCATCGTGGCTAAGGCAAAGGG encodes:
- a CDS encoding NUDIX hydrolase, encoding MPNRDVLKGDWLPNISVDCVIFGFQENQLKVLLLKFRNNEVWSLPGGFIGKEEDADDAAKRILWQRTGLENLYLQQFHTFGDLKRNIGAIEKHEEINLAMGRSLEDMKWLSHRYITIGYYALVEYSKVKVTLNDVSDDSAWMDVDQIPSLFLDHNVIVKTGLAHLRASIDTKLAAFNLLPETFTMSELQQVYETILGKELVRTNFQRKMLSLDILERIEKKYTGGAHKAPYLYRLDKKKAEAFLSSAS
- a CDS encoding YebC/PmpR family DNA-binding transcriptional regulator, with protein sequence MGRAFEFRKARKFKRWGQMAKTFTKIGKDIVIAVKAGGGDPSSNSRLRAIIQNAKAVNMPKENVERAIKRATSKDQEDYKEIVYEGYAQHGIAILVETTTDNINRTVANIRSSFTKCGGSLGTTGMLDFIFTRKSVFKIAAKPEIDLEELEFDLIDLGGDEVFLDEETNQINIYGEFTAFGAIQKFLEEKGFELMGADFERIPDETKELTEEQIADVEKLIERLEEDDDVQNVYHNMG
- a CDS encoding DUF5916 domain-containing protein, which translates into the protein MKKYIVLFFVLFTTSLFAQKKNENFKMHIQKSTGNIKIDGVLDENAWFQSAAVSDFMMCNPFDSLCAQVRTDVKMTYDDKYIYISAECFLKEPGAFVVESMKRDFGFGVNDNFLVFIDTFEDKTTGFAFGANAAGAQWDGQMSEGSKVNLNWDNKWESATTYKRDSWIFEAAIPFKSIRYKGNVSRWGINFSRYDLKAKEKSAWAPVPRQFPTASLAYAGVLVWDTPPPTPKKNVSLIPYVLSGVTANYETKDPSSMRNQIGGDIKVAINSGLNLDMTLNPDFSQVDVDRQQTNLDRFELFYPEKRQFFIENSDLFDGFGTENIRPFFSRRIGLALNTKTGIYEQTPITYGARLSGKLNQDWRIGALNVQSERIDAKGVPTQNYSMVALQRKLFARSNFGAYMVNKQSFIDTDLQRSNGFQAYNRDLGFEYNLASADNFWTGSLFYANTISPVQKDRSFSQAASLAYKDNNWAFGIKESWVGENYNPETGYVPRVNYLQTQFDAAKNFYPKNKSTNVFYTTLSAMTMSYWNNQGTFTDNTSYVAYEGTMKDRSTFGSYLSYDYVKLLYDFDATRMGNTALKKGTEHDWYALNARYSSSPIKLFTYTLSSRFGGYYGQGWRTGITADVGYRFQPYGSFSVAIDYNDIVDVAIPGTDVAAAKKVSSNFWIIRPKIDITFSNKLFFATFFQLNQQTKNVNLNARLQWRYKPASDLFLVYTDNYFPEIMQIRNRALVLKLNYWLNL
- a CDS encoding DUF2911 domain-containing protein, producing MKKFLLLLTCLVSFGVLAQKAAPSPAAVASQKVGNTEVMIKYAQPSVKGRLVFGTKEAKALVPYGEVWRTGANEATTIEVSNDITVQGKTLAKGVYSLFTIPGAAEWTIIFNKEAKMWGAYTYKEANDVLRVKARVSEHAHTEQFTIGITAAGQVTLDWDKSSVSFYLK
- a CDS encoding response regulator, whose amino-acid sequence is MKKVLIAEDSSVIQNLAKKILEFQNFEIHAVKNGQQVLDELAKADFDIILLDINMPVMDGMDCARAVRALADAKKAAIPMIAITGNARNYSMDDFKAAGFNDFLAKPLNFDSLVSQVKALTE
- a CDS encoding MBL fold metallo-hydrolase, giving the protein MSPSKVTFLGTGTSQGIPMIACDCTVCQSTDERDKRLRVSVHIEIGGKSFIIDTGPDFRQQVLRAGIKRLDAVLYTHEHKDHTAGMDDVRGFNFHQQSSIPLYARAQVIEQLKREFAYAFGDNKYPGVPEIDVYEIDGKPFTVQGIDIQPIFVKHYYLDVLGFRFGNFAYVTDANSIAQEEQDKLRNLDVLVINALRKTTHVSHFTLAEALELIANLQPKQAYITHISHQMGLHSTVQKELPPNVFLAYDGLVLNS
- a CDS encoding HAD family hydrolase, producing the protein MSFKAVLFDMDGVIVDNLPYHVEAWLLFCERNGIPLTKEIFYKELNGMNSKDTFEWFYKKEMTRAEVEVLEEEKEVLYREFYAEHRKPAEGLLAFLTELRSRGIKTALATSAGPGNIDFIVDGLGIRDQFDAIIGGAEVTKGKPDPEIYLKAAALVGVDPADCWVIEDSLQGIASGLAAGARVVGITTSHTAAELAHTQVIAPHFIGLYDQIASL